A portion of the Gadus macrocephalus chromosome 10, ASM3116895v1 genome contains these proteins:
- the cul4b gene encoding cullin-4B isoform X2 → MFPTGLPSPNPPPRPTQEARPAASDVKHDSSITASKKRRINSGTEREDLIDSISSSPKSLNSPTSQHIQKKLRFEDSVDFIGLDVKMTEETASCSNKSKNVFLPGGVGHHANGLTKTAGSNTFSNSKPGAAKKLVIKNFKDKPKLPENYTHETWQKLKEAVEAIQNSTSIKYNLEELYQAVENLCSHKISAKLYKQLRAVCEDHIKAQISQFREDALDSVLFLKKIDKCWQDHCRQMIMIRSIFLFLDRTYVLQNSMLPSIWDMGLELFRFYIISDLKVQSKTIDGILLLIERERSGEAIDRCLLRSLLSMLSDLQIYQDSFEQRFLEETNRLYAAEGQRLMQEREVPEYLYHVNKRLEEEADRVITYLDQSTQKPLIATVEKQLLGEHLAATLQKGLTHLLDENRIEDLSLLYQLFSRVRGGVQVLLQQWIEYIKVFGSTIVINPEKDKTMVQELLDFKDKVDHIIDICFMKNEKFVNAMKEAFETFINKRPNKPAELIAKHVDSKLRAGNKEATDEELEKMLDKIMIIFRFIYGKDVFEAFYKKDLAKRLLVGKSASVDAEKSMLSKLKHECGAAFTSKLEGMFKDMELSKDIMMQFKQNIPGNIELTVNILTMGYWPTYVPMEVHLPAEMVRLQEIFKTFYLGKHSGRKLQWQSTLGHCVLRAEFKEGRKELQVSLFQTLVLLMFNEGEEFSLDEIKLATGIEDSELRRTLQSLACGKARVLTKVPKSKDIEDGDKFSCNDDFKHKLFRIKINQIQMKETVEEQASTTERVYQDRQYQIDAAIVRIMKMRKTLTHNLLVSEVYNQLKFPVKPADLKKRIESLIDRDYMERDKENPNQYNYVA, encoded by the exons ATGTTTCCAACAGGTTTACCTTCCCCTAATCCTCCACCCAGGCCGACCCAGGAGGCTAGACCAGCAGCTTCTGATGTCAAACACGACAGCAGCATCACGGCTTCGAAGAAGAGGAGAATAAACAGTGGAACCGAGAGGGAAGACTTGATTGACTCCATTTCTTCGTCTCCCAAATCCCTGAATTCTCCCACTTCGCAACACATCCAGAAGAAGTTGCGGTTCGAGGACTCTGTGGATTTCATCGGACTGGATGTGAAGATGACTGAGGAAACTGCTTCATGCTCAAATAAGAGCAAGAACGTATTCCTGCCCGGCGGTGTGGGACACCACGCCAACGGACTGACCAAGACCGCGGGATCCAACACGTTCTCCAACAGTAAACCTGGAGCCGCGAAGAAACTAGTCATCAAGAACTTCAAAG ATAAGCCAAAGCTGCCAGAGAATTACACACACGAGACCTGGCAGAAGTTGAAGGAGGCAGTGGAGGCCATTCAAAACAGCACTTCCATCAAATACAACCTAGAGGAGCTCTACCAG GCTGTTGAGAATCTTTGCTCCCACAAGATATCTGCAAAACTCTACAAGCAGCTTAGGGCTGTGTGTGAGGACCACATCAAGGCGCAGATCAGCCAATTCAGAGAA GATGCGTTGGATAGTGTGCTCTTTCTGAAGAAAATTGACAAGTGTTGGCAAGATCACTGTAGACAAATG ATCATGATCAGGAGTATATTCTTGTTCCTGGACCGCACCTATGTTTTACAAAACTCCATGCTTCCTTCAATCTG GGACATGGGCCTGGAGCTCTTCAGGTTCTACATCATCAGCGACCTGAAGGTCCAGAGCAAGACCATCGACGGCATCCTGCTGCTCATCGAGAGGGAGCGCAGTGGGGAGGCCATCGACCGCTGCCTGCTGAGGAGCCTGCTGAGCATGCTCTCCGACCTGCAG ATTTATCAGGACTCCTTTGAGCAGCGGTTCCTGGAGGAAACTAATCGTCTATATGCTGCAGAGGGGCAGCGGCtgatgcaggagagagag GTGCCAGAGTATCTGTACCACGTCAACAAGCGCCTGGAGGAGGAAGCCGACCGGGTCATCACCTATCTGGACCAGAGCACCCA AAAACCACTTATTGCTACTGTTGAGAAGCAGCTTCTGGGGGAACATCTCGCGGCCACGCTTCAGAAAG GCTTGACCCACCTGCTGGATGAGAACCGGATCGAGGATCTGTCCCTCCTCTACCAGCTGTTCAGCCGCGTGCGAGGCGGAGTCCAGGTCCTCCTGCAGCAGTGGATAGAGTACATTAAG GTGTTTGGAAGCACGATCGTTATCAACCCGGAGAAGGACAAGACCATGGTTCAGGAGTTGCTGGACTTCAAAGACAAAGTGGACCACATCATCGACATCTGCTTCATGAAGAACGAGAAGTTTGTCAACGCCATGAAAGAGGCATTTGAAACGTTCATCAACAAACGTCCCAACAAGCCCGCTGAACTCATCG CGAAGCATGTTGACTCAAAGCTAAGGGCAGGCAACAAAGAGGCAACCGATGAAGAGCTGGAGAAGATGCTGGACAAGATCATGATCATCTTTAGGTTCATTTATG GTAAAGACGTGTTTGAGGCCTTCTATAAGAAGGACCTGGCCAAGCGTCTGCTAGTGGGGAAAAGCGCTTCGGTCGATGCTGAGAAGTCGATGCTGTCGAAGCTCAAACACG AATGCGGAGCGGCTTTCACCAGTAAGCTGGAGGGCATGTTCAAGGACATGGAGCTGTCCAAGGACATCATGATGCAGTTCAAACAG AACATCCCAGGCAACATTGAGCTGACCGTGAACATCCTCACCATGGGATACTGGCCGACGTACGTCCCCATGGAGGTCCACCTGCCTGCAGAG ATGGTGCGGCTGCAGGAGATCTTTAAGACCTTCTACCTCGGTAAACACAGTGGGAGGAAGCTGCAGTGGCAATCAACACTGGGACATTGTGTCTTGAGGGCGGAATTCAAAGAG GGCCGGAAGGAGCTCCAGGTGTCTCTGTTCCAAACACTGGTGCTGCTGATGTTCAACGAAGGGGAGGAGTTCTCCCTGGACGAGATCAAATTGGCGACAGGAATAG AGGACAGCGAGCTGAGGCGGACTCTGCAGTCGCTAGCGTGCGGCAAAGCCCGGGTCCTCACCAAGGTCCCGAAGAGCAAAGACATCGAGGACGGAGACAAGTTCTCGTGCAACGACGACTTCAAACACAAACTCTTCAGGATCAAGATCAACCAGATCCAGATGAAAGAAACG GTGGAGGAGCAAGCGAGCACCACCGAACGGGTGTACCAGGATCGTCAGTACCAGATCGACGCCGCCATTGTTAGGATCATGAAGATGCGCAAGACCCTGACCCACAATCTGCTGGTGTCCGAAGTCTACAACCAGCTCAAGTTTCCAGTGAAG CCTGCTGACCTGAAGAAAAGAATAGAGTCTCTGATCGACCGAGACTATATGGAGCGGGACAAGGAGAACCCCAACCAGTACAACTATGTGGCTTAG
- the cul4b gene encoding cullin-4B isoform X1 encodes MFPTGLPSPNPPPRPTQEARPAASDVKHDSSITASKKRRINSGTEREDLIDSISSSPKSLNSPTSQHIQKKLRFEDSVDFIGLDVKMTEETASCSNKSKNVFLPGGVGHHANGLTKTAGSNTFSNSKPGAAKKLVIKNFKDKPKLPENYTHETWQKLKEAVEAIQNSTSIKYNLEELYQAVENLCSHKISAKLYKQLRAVCEDHIKAQISQFREDALDSVLFLKKIDKCWQDHCRQMIMIRSIFLFLDRTYVLQNSMLPSIWDMGLELFRFYIISDLKVQSKTIDGILLLIERERSGEAIDRCLLRSLLSMLSDLQIYQDSFEQRFLEETNRLYAAEGQRLMQEREVPEYLYHVNKRLEEEADRVITYLDQSTQKPLIATVEKQLLGEHLAATLQKGLTHLLDENRIEDLSLLYQLFSRVRGGVQVLLQQWIEYIKVFGSTIVINPEKDKTMVQELLDFKDKVDHIIDICFMKNEKFVNAMKEAFETFINKRPNKPAELIAKHVDSKLRAGNKEATDEELEKMLDKIMIIFRFIYGKDVFEAFYKKDLAKRLLVGKSASVDAEKSMLSKLKHECGAAFTSKLEGMFKDMELSKDIMMQFKQYQNIPGNIELTVNILTMGYWPTYVPMEVHLPAEMVRLQEIFKTFYLGKHSGRKLQWQSTLGHCVLRAEFKEGRKELQVSLFQTLVLLMFNEGEEFSLDEIKLATGIEDSELRRTLQSLACGKARVLTKVPKSKDIEDGDKFSCNDDFKHKLFRIKINQIQMKETVEEQASTTERVYQDRQYQIDAAIVRIMKMRKTLTHNLLVSEVYNQLKFPVKPADLKKRIESLIDRDYMERDKENPNQYNYVA; translated from the exons ATGTTTCCAACAGGTTTACCTTCCCCTAATCCTCCACCCAGGCCGACCCAGGAGGCTAGACCAGCAGCTTCTGATGTCAAACACGACAGCAGCATCACGGCTTCGAAGAAGAGGAGAATAAACAGTGGAACCGAGAGGGAAGACTTGATTGACTCCATTTCTTCGTCTCCCAAATCCCTGAATTCTCCCACTTCGCAACACATCCAGAAGAAGTTGCGGTTCGAGGACTCTGTGGATTTCATCGGACTGGATGTGAAGATGACTGAGGAAACTGCTTCATGCTCAAATAAGAGCAAGAACGTATTCCTGCCCGGCGGTGTGGGACACCACGCCAACGGACTGACCAAGACCGCGGGATCCAACACGTTCTCCAACAGTAAACCTGGAGCCGCGAAGAAACTAGTCATCAAGAACTTCAAAG ATAAGCCAAAGCTGCCAGAGAATTACACACACGAGACCTGGCAGAAGTTGAAGGAGGCAGTGGAGGCCATTCAAAACAGCACTTCCATCAAATACAACCTAGAGGAGCTCTACCAG GCTGTTGAGAATCTTTGCTCCCACAAGATATCTGCAAAACTCTACAAGCAGCTTAGGGCTGTGTGTGAGGACCACATCAAGGCGCAGATCAGCCAATTCAGAGAA GATGCGTTGGATAGTGTGCTCTTTCTGAAGAAAATTGACAAGTGTTGGCAAGATCACTGTAGACAAATG ATCATGATCAGGAGTATATTCTTGTTCCTGGACCGCACCTATGTTTTACAAAACTCCATGCTTCCTTCAATCTG GGACATGGGCCTGGAGCTCTTCAGGTTCTACATCATCAGCGACCTGAAGGTCCAGAGCAAGACCATCGACGGCATCCTGCTGCTCATCGAGAGGGAGCGCAGTGGGGAGGCCATCGACCGCTGCCTGCTGAGGAGCCTGCTGAGCATGCTCTCCGACCTGCAG ATTTATCAGGACTCCTTTGAGCAGCGGTTCCTGGAGGAAACTAATCGTCTATATGCTGCAGAGGGGCAGCGGCtgatgcaggagagagag GTGCCAGAGTATCTGTACCACGTCAACAAGCGCCTGGAGGAGGAAGCCGACCGGGTCATCACCTATCTGGACCAGAGCACCCA AAAACCACTTATTGCTACTGTTGAGAAGCAGCTTCTGGGGGAACATCTCGCGGCCACGCTTCAGAAAG GCTTGACCCACCTGCTGGATGAGAACCGGATCGAGGATCTGTCCCTCCTCTACCAGCTGTTCAGCCGCGTGCGAGGCGGAGTCCAGGTCCTCCTGCAGCAGTGGATAGAGTACATTAAG GTGTTTGGAAGCACGATCGTTATCAACCCGGAGAAGGACAAGACCATGGTTCAGGAGTTGCTGGACTTCAAAGACAAAGTGGACCACATCATCGACATCTGCTTCATGAAGAACGAGAAGTTTGTCAACGCCATGAAAGAGGCATTTGAAACGTTCATCAACAAACGTCCCAACAAGCCCGCTGAACTCATCG CGAAGCATGTTGACTCAAAGCTAAGGGCAGGCAACAAAGAGGCAACCGATGAAGAGCTGGAGAAGATGCTGGACAAGATCATGATCATCTTTAGGTTCATTTATG GTAAAGACGTGTTTGAGGCCTTCTATAAGAAGGACCTGGCCAAGCGTCTGCTAGTGGGGAAAAGCGCTTCGGTCGATGCTGAGAAGTCGATGCTGTCGAAGCTCAAACACG AATGCGGAGCGGCTTTCACCAGTAAGCTGGAGGGCATGTTCAAGGACATGGAGCTGTCCAAGGACATCATGATGCAGTTCAAACAG TACCAGAACATCCCAGGCAACATTGAGCTGACCGTGAACATCCTCACCATGGGATACTGGCCGACGTACGTCCCCATGGAGGTCCACCTGCCTGCAGAG ATGGTGCGGCTGCAGGAGATCTTTAAGACCTTCTACCTCGGTAAACACAGTGGGAGGAAGCTGCAGTGGCAATCAACACTGGGACATTGTGTCTTGAGGGCGGAATTCAAAGAG GGCCGGAAGGAGCTCCAGGTGTCTCTGTTCCAAACACTGGTGCTGCTGATGTTCAACGAAGGGGAGGAGTTCTCCCTGGACGAGATCAAATTGGCGACAGGAATAG AGGACAGCGAGCTGAGGCGGACTCTGCAGTCGCTAGCGTGCGGCAAAGCCCGGGTCCTCACCAAGGTCCCGAAGAGCAAAGACATCGAGGACGGAGACAAGTTCTCGTGCAACGACGACTTCAAACACAAACTCTTCAGGATCAAGATCAACCAGATCCAGATGAAAGAAACG GTGGAGGAGCAAGCGAGCACCACCGAACGGGTGTACCAGGATCGTCAGTACCAGATCGACGCCGCCATTGTTAGGATCATGAAGATGCGCAAGACCCTGACCCACAATCTGCTGGTGTCCGAAGTCTACAACCAGCTCAAGTTTCCAGTGAAG CCTGCTGACCTGAAGAAAAGAATAGAGTCTCTGATCGACCGAGACTATATGGAGCGGGACAAGGAGAACCCCAACCAGTACAACTATGTGGCTTAG